A stretch of DNA from Micromonospora peucetia:
GCCCCCACAGCTCGCGGCAGGCGGTGACCGCGAACGCGACCTGATCCGCCGAGCCGCTCCAGCCGGCGGGGCCGTCGGCCACCCGCAGCGCGCCGCCTGCCTCGACGCGGACCGACGGGAAGTGGTGGTGCAGGCTGGCGAGGGTGGCCAGGTGGGCGGCGTCCGACCGCCCGGCGGCGAAGGCGTCCCGCGTCTCGTCGTCGCGGGTGACCCGGATCGTGTGCAGCGTGAACGCGTCGCCGTCGGCGGCGACCCGGCCGTCGATCTCCACAGGGGTGCTCCAGACCCGGGGCGAGTTGGCCGACCAGAAGGCCAGCCAGGCGTCGAGGCGTTCGTGAAAGTCGGCCTGGAAGTGGGCCGTACCGCCGACGAGGCGAGCGGTGGCGATCCGGTCCCGGGCGACGAGACGCCGGGCCGGTCGAGCCGAGGGCGTTCCCCCGACGGGTGGTGCGGCCTGTGCGGCGGTGGCTGGTGCGGCGGTCGCCCCGGCCACGGTGACCGCCGAGGCCGCCGCGGCGCCGAGCAGGATCCGGCGCCGGGACAGTGAGGTATGGGAATTGTTCATGGTCCGCCTTTCATGGACGGCCTGTGCCACGACACGCTATCGATCGAGGTAGATCAGGAGGGGCGTCGTTCTATCGGTAGGCCGACATCAATTCCGGTGATCGACGGCGGCGGAATTTCGGCGATTGTGCTGTCGGCCACCTTCTTGCCGACGCCCGGTCGAATGTCCGCTTCCTCGCGCTGTCGAGCTGCCCCGGCGGTGAGACCACCGCCGCACGTGAGCCGCTGCCGCGAGATGCCGCCGCGCGAGGCGACGCCGGGCGCGAGGCGACACACGACGCGACTGGCGCGGGCGCCCAGGGTCGGCCGGTGACCCCTCCCCGGTCGGGGCGGCACCACCGGCCGGCGCGGGTGACTACGCCGTCGCGCAGATGGCGTACGCCGTGTTGCTCCAGTTACCGGCGAACGCGTCCTCCTCGTACGCGCCAGAGGTGGCGGAGGTCGGCGCGGCGGCCGGGCCACCGTTGGGGCGGAAGTCGTCGACGGCGGCCTCGCCGGTGACGCCGTTCAGCTCGTAGCCGGCTCCGGTCAGCACCTTCCCGACCGGGCAGGTCGCCGTGACGCTGCGGAAGTCGTTCGAGTTGCTGGCGCTCACCGCGGAGTTGCGGACCAGACCGGCGAGGGAGTTGGCGCAGATCGCGTACGCCGTCGCGGACCAGTTGCCGGCGAACGCCTCCGCCTCGTACGCGCCCACGAGGACCGAGGTCGGCGCGGCTGCCACGCCACCGTTCGGCCGGAAGTCGTCGACGACGCCCTCGCCGGTGACGCCGTTGAGCTCGTAGCCCGTCCCGGTCAGCACCTTGCCCACCGGGCAGGTCGCCGTGACGCTGCGGAAGTCGTTCGAGTTGCTGACGCTGGCCGCCGAGACCCGCACCAGACCCGCAACCGGGTTGGCGCAGATCGCGAACGCGGTGACGGACCAGTTGCCGGCGAACGCCTCCGCCTCGTACGCCCCGACGGTCACGGCGGTCGGCGCGGTGGCCGGGCCGCCGTTGGGCCGGAAGTCGTCGACGACGCCCTCGCCGGTGACGCCGTTGAGCTCGTAGCCCGTCCCGGTCAGCACCTTGCCCACCGGGCAGGTCGCCGTGACGCTGCGGAAGTCGTTCGAGTTGCTGGCGCTCGTCGCGGCGATCCGGACGAGGCCGGGGACGGCGGCCGACGCGGGAGCGGCGGGGACGACCACTCCGGCCGCCACGGCGACGCCGAGGATGAGGGTGAACGCGCGAGGTCGGAGGCGGCGGGCTGCTGCCTGAGCTGACATGGGGCTCTCCTGTTCTGCTGCCTCGGCGATGACCTCCCGCGGGTGTCGGGTGTGACCGGTACGAGGCATTGCGGTTGACATCCGCACGCTACGTAGTCACGTGACCAGGGATTATCTCCAAAACGACTACGTCAAGTAGTCGACTGATCTGGTCCGGGGCGGGACGCTCGACCTGGGCGAGAGAGTGTCAGCCGGTCGCCGCACATGCCCGCCGGCTCCGCCGACCCGCCGGTGGGGTCGCCGTGGGCGTGCGGGGCACGAGCGGCGGACCCGCCGGCCGGGTGGGCCGGCGGGCCGCTGGTCGGGCTACGACGATCGGTAACGTCGTGATCAGAACAGGAATTGTGGAGCGCTGAGAACGATCGGGACCGTCAGACGGTGTAGAGGATCTTCACGCCGCTGAGGCTCATGGCCGAGACGGCCGTGCCGCGTACGCCGGAGTTGAGGTTCCGCCAGCCGGTGCTGCTGCCCGCCTCGTGGACCATGCCCCCGGCCACGGAGTAGATGATCTTCACACCGTTGAGGTTGATCGCCGCCAACGCGCTCGCGCTGACCCCGGAGATGCCGGTGTTCAGGTTCCGCCAACCGGTGTTGCTCGCCGCCTCGTGGACCGAGCCTCCGACCACCGTGTAGACGATCTTCACACCGTTGAGGTTGATCGCCGCCAACGCGCTCGCGCTCACCCCGGAGATGCCGGAGTTGAGGTTGCGCCAACCGTTGTTGCTGGCCGCCTCGTGGACCATGCCCCCGGCCACCGTGTAGACGTGCTTGACGCCGTCGAGGTTGATCGCCGCGAGCGCGTTGCCACTCACCCCGGAGATGCCGGTGTTCAGGTTGCGCCAACCGTTGTTGCTGGCCGCCTCGTGGACCATGCCCCCGACCACCGTGTAGACGTACTTGACGCCGTCGACGTTGATCACGGCGAGGGCGTTGTTGCTGACCCCCGAAATACCGGTCCACAGGTTGCGCCAGCCAGTGTCGCTGGACGCCTCGTACACCCGGCCGTCGTTGACCGTGTAGAGCAGCTTGTTCGTGCCCATGACCATCGACGCGGTGGCCGAGCCGGTGATGCTGTTGACCGGCAGCATCTGCCAGCCGTTGTGGCTGCCGGACTCGTACACCTGGCGGTTGTTGTTGACCTGCCCGCAGTTCTGGCTGGTCAGGTTCCGGGCCGACGAGGTGGGGCCGGCGACGTACAGCGGCCCGGTGTTCGGGCTGCCGTCGGAGGTGATGCCGGAGGGCACACCGTTGAAGTACGACTCGGTCTTGACGCCGTCACGCGTCTGCTCGTAGTGCAGGTGCGGGCCGGTCGAGTTGCCGGTGCTGCCGACCCGGCCGAGCTGCTGCCCGGTCGAGACCCACTGCCCGGCCCGGACCGCCGGAGACTCGATCATGTGCAGGTAGAAGGTCTTCCAGCCGCCGCCGTGGTCGATCACCACATACCAGCCGCCGCTGTTGCCCCAGCCGGCGAACGTGACAGTGCCGCCGTAGGAGGCGAGGATCGCCCGCCCATTGCTGCCGCCGGCGTAGGTCATGTCGATGTCGTAGTCTTCGTGCCCGTAGTAGGTGGCCAGCCGCCAGGTCTCGCCGCAGGGAACCGGCATCTGGAAGTGCGGCCGAGGGCCGGCGGCCTGGGCCGGCGCGGCCACGACAGCGACGGTGGCCAGCACGGCGAGCAGTACGGCACCGACGCTGGCGAGCGCCAGGCGGGCCGAGGTGCGA
This window harbors:
- a CDS encoding M23 family metallopeptidase translates to MTGLFARLRTSARLALASVGAVLLAVLATVAVVAAPAQAAGPRPHFQMPVPCGETWRLATYYGHEDYDIDMTYAGGSNGRAILASYGGTVTFAGWGNSGGWYVVIDHGGGWKTFYLHMIESPAVRAGQWVSTGQQLGRVGSTGNSTGPHLHYEQTRDGVKTESYFNGVPSGITSDGSPNTGPLYVAGPTSSARNLTSQNCGQVNNNRQVYESGSHNGWQMLPVNSITGSATASMVMGTNKLLYTVNDGRVYEASSDTGWRNLWTGISGVSNNALAVINVDGVKYVYTVVGGMVHEAASNNGWRNLNTGISGVSGNALAAINLDGVKHVYTVAGGMVHEAASNNGWRNLNSGISGVSASALAAINLNGVKIVYTVVGGSVHEAASNTGWRNLNTGISGVSASALAAINLNGVKIIYSVAGGMVHEAGSSTGWRNLNSGVRGTAVSAMSLSGVKILYTV